The Rhododendron vialii isolate Sample 1 chromosome 8a, ASM3025357v1 genome has a window encoding:
- the LOC131297934 gene encoding serine/threonine-protein phosphatase 7 long form homolog — MVLQEGPIDGSLLTFQQSHRSHSIWANNGEPPVDLKPLKVQRTEARLKKLDPPTPPVLQLIRQAGFGGVINIPFISLDLGLMTALLERWRPETHSFHLRTGEWTVTLQDVEILLGLPVDGEPIIGTTNED; from the exons ATGGTTCTTCAGGAGGGGCCCATTGACGGGAGTTTGTTAACTTTTCAGCAAAGTCATCGCTCCCATTCTATATGGGCAAATAAT GGTGAGCCTCCAGTTGATTTGAAACCTCTTAAAGTACAACGAACTGAAGCTAGACTAAAGAAGTTGGACCCCCCGACGCCACCAGTTTTACAATTGATTAGGCAGGCTGGTTTTGGTGGTGTCATAAATATACCGTTTATCTCTCTTGACCTTGGCCTGATGACAGCTTTACTAGAGCGTTGGCGGCCGGAGACCCATTCGTTCCACTTGCGCACGGGTGAGTGGACTGTAACTTTGCAGGACGTGGAGATTTTGCTCGGGCTACCTGTTGATGGTGAACCTATAATCGGGACAACCAATGAAGACTAG
- the LOC131297933 gene encoding uncharacterized protein LOC131297933, with protein sequence MSWLREHFNGHLGAGYTEENVQQQARGYILQLIGGMLMSDHSGSQVHLAYLTLLEDLTIVRVGAVLAFQIFTTIYATVVRVVKTMWVGHSFSYSYGLGSGFLLLLLDVWVRVSVRQVLLLVHGGMIIFTHRICQPMLLDIIDIILTYKGRMRYVFHKNYYLNTKSTNLCMIILIWSYCLYFICVRDLETIQ encoded by the exons ATGAGTTGGTTACGGGAACATTTTAATGGGCATTTGGGGGCAGGGTATACGGAGGAAAATGTTCAGCAACAGGCCCGGGGTTATATTCTCCAGTTGATAGGTGGAATGTTGATGTCCGACCACTCAGGGTCCCAAGTCCACCTAGCTTACTTAACCCTCCTTGAAGACTTGACGATTGTGCGAGTTGGGGCAGTGCTTGCCTTTCAAATCTTTACCACTATCTATGCCACGGTTGTAAGAGTGGTAAAGACAATGTGGGTGGGGCATTCATTCTCCTACAGCTATGGGCTTGGGAGCGGTTTCCTTTTATTGCTCCTAGACGTTTGGGTACGCGTCAGCGTCCGCCAGGTTCTCCTCTTGGTGCACG GTGGGATGATCATTTTCACTCACCGGATTTGTCAACCCATGTTGTTGGATATTATAGACATTATTTTGACATACAAAGGCCGGATGAGGTATGTATTtcataaaaattattatttgaaTACGAAATCAACTAATCTTTGCATGATAATATTGATTTGGTCATACTGTTTGTATTTCATTTGTGTACGTGATTTGGAGACCATACAGTGA